In a single window of the Methanofollis ethanolicus genome:
- a CDS encoding HisA/HisF-related TIM barrel protein, giving the protein MECILAMDLKGGSVVHGAKGERETYAPLTWGLARSVEPVAYCEDLAPKYLYIADLDRIEGVGDHENVIRRLADMVDRCYVDRGCRGPADLMGGVVNVVGTETAGEDLARYPGSFLSVDVKGGLVIPSGEAPVAVLKRAAGLPFAGCILLNIGGVGTGCGLPADLEEIRAAYPGRLLWGGGVAGVRDLDVLEGAGFDGAIVATGVHRGTIPLAWVEEGRTCS; this is encoded by the coding sequence ATGGAATGTATTCTTGCAATGGACCTGAAAGGCGGTTCTGTCGTCCATGGGGCGAAGGGGGAGCGGGAGACCTATGCCCCTCTCACATGGGGTCTGGCGCGCTCGGTCGAGCCTGTCGCCTACTGCGAGGACCTCGCACCGAAGTACCTCTATATCGCGGACCTTGACCGTATCGAGGGCGTTGGCGATCACGAAAATGTGATCCGGCGTCTTGCCGATATGGTGGATCGGTGCTATGTCGACAGGGGGTGCCGCGGCCCGGCCGACCTGATGGGCGGCGTCGTCAATGTCGTCGGGACAGAGACTGCAGGGGAGGACCTCGCACGTTATCCTGGCTCTTTCCTCTCTGTCGACGTGAAGGGCGGGCTGGTGATCCCGTCGGGAGAGGCCCCGGTCGCCGTGCTGAAGAGGGCGGCAGGCCTCCCCTTTGCCGGGTGCATCCTCCTGAATATCGGGGGCGTCGGCACGGGTTGCGGCCTGCCTGCCGACCTCGAAGAGATCCGGGCCGCCTATCCGGGCCGCCTCCTCTGGGGCGGGGGCGTCGCCGGGGTGCGCGACCTCGACGTCCTGGAGGGTGCGGGTTTCGACGGCGCCATCGTGGCAACGGGCGTGCACAGGGGGACGATCCCCCTCGCGTGGGTGGAGGAGGGGCGGACATGCTCGTGA